Within Azoarcus sp. DD4, the genomic segment GCCGCCGCCAAAGCACCTCCCAGGCTTCACTACCCACCCAACGCTTGATCCAGCCACTGGCTTCCACTCTATCTAGGGGCCGCCAGTCATCGCGTTTGATGGAAAGGAAGGCATGCAAGCCGTAACGGAATTTGGCCATAAAGCTCAAACCACTAAATTTGAGCAATGCAAAAGGATTGCCCCACGGCTGCAAACGCGCCTGGTACCAGTAGCCCATCTTGGTTTCAGTCCAGCGTATCTTGTCGGAAATTCCCAACTCCTCGAGTATTTTAAGGAAGGCGTGATCCGATATGCAATGGAAGTGGTAGTAGCGCTCGATCTCCAGGCCACCAAAGTCAAAAGTGGCGGTCATGCCACCTACACGATCGTCCGCTTCGAACAGTACCGGCTGGTGCCCATCAAGTGCCAGCTGGTAAGCGACCGCCAAACCCATGGGGCCAGCACCCAGCACCGCAATTCGCTGACCCATCTCAAAACTCCAGTACGACGCCGCTGTAACGCGGATCATTGAATGTCTCATCCAAGGCAGCCTTGAATGGCGTGTACGGAACACCGAAAATACCCGGCCAATCGATCACCTCAAATTCATCCTTTGCACTCAAAGCGGCCAGTTGCTGGGTAGTAAAAGGTGGGTTCTTGTCAAATAACCCCCACACCCATAACAATGCATAAAAAAGTGAATACGGAATACGCATGATCAAAGTCTTTGCGCGGGTCGCCCGCTTGATCTCTCGAATCATGTCGATATAGTCAACCTTCTCATGACCGGAGATGTTGTAGACGCCATCGCGAACGCGATTCTCAATGCAGCTAATGATGATGTTGGCAAAATCACCGACATACAGTGGCTGACGCATGTAACGCCCGTGCCCCGGGATAGGGAACACCGGGACCTTCTTCATGAATCGGGACAGCCACCCCAGATGTTTGCGGTCGAACCAACCAAACATCAATGTCGGGCGTAGCACGGGGCATGCGAGTCCGCTTTCCAACACCATCTTTTCCTGGTCTTTCTTGGTGTTGGTATAGAAATCATCCGCGACCGACTCCACCACTGAAGAACTGATGTGTACCAAATAAGGCACATCATTAGCCTTGATTGCCTCCAGAATCAGCCGGGTTGAATCAATATTGTTACGCACAAACTCCTGATATTCGTTACCCCCAATCTGCGCTTGCAGCATCACAACCACATCTGCGCCCACAAAGTGCTGTAGCCAGTCACCGTGTTCGGCAAGGTCAACATATTTAACAGTGATATCAGGTTGTAACCGTTTTAGCACTTCAAGATTGGAACGATGTTTATCGAGAACAATGATATTGGTGTAACCATTTTCTTTCAAACGTGCGACTAAGTTTTGGCCGACAAGACCTGCTCCGCCTGGCAAAACAATTTTTTGATTTTTCATAATATATTTGCAGAAATTTGGATGTTAATCTTGAATTGTTGGCATACGAATAAGCGATTTCCATATGAATACGCCAAGCCCATCAAGAATTTTCCATTCAACGATGAAACATCAGCAACCACCTCAAATCCGGAATCGTTCAAATGAGGTTGCTTAAAATAGGCACCAACATCCGGACGTGACGCCCTCTGCGTTTCTATTAGCCAAACTCTTCCCTGGTCATTTTTTAAAGTAATATAGGTCTTATCTGAGTTTTTTATATCTGCCCCAGAAGTTGACAGCCAACCATTAACCCCCATAAGCCAATCAGAAGGCACCTCAGAACCAGAAGGTGAGGCACCGTTTACGGAATCAATATAGCCGTCGCATTTTTTTTCACTGACTAGTTCCGCCTGATCGGGGATGTCTGTGGGCCGCTCATAATGGTGGCGATCATATTGCAAAGAGAATAGTCTGATCTGATAATCGTCATTCCATAGAGCACCCAAATCCGTCGGCTCGATAGAAAATGAAGCAACTTCCTTTTCCGACGAAAAACTTGAATTAGCAAAAACCGAACTAAAATCTTTGGTATCTTCAATTAATGGAGAAATGACAAAACCAGACTTTGCCATGCCAGAAACAATTCTATATTTTCTTGTAGATCCGTTTTTTAGGGTCAAATTCAGCGCTAACATTCCTGGTTTAAAAAATGCGTTACTAACATCACCAAGAAAATTTCTCTTTAGGGTAATTTCGGCGAAAACAACACCACCGCCTCGGGGAACAGCAATCGTCTCGCCAAGTCGAAAACTTCCTTTTAATATGCCATTAAGCTTCTGGCTAACATCGCCTGCAGGCTTACCGCGCCTAAGGAATAAGTAGCCATCTATTGAATAATTTGGCTTGTAATCGGAAAGGATGATTGGCCAGCTAGCGCCATCTTCGAGCGCAGGCAATCGACCATCGATTGGTTGAGTTTTAAAGATCAAATATTCTGGACCATTAATTAAGTGATTTTTGTTAAGCTCCGACAAAGATGGTGTATAAGCCGAGTAGCTTTGAAAAACTGGACGGGGGTTCCATTTGTTACCAGAAGCAACTAAAATGGTTTGCTCGTAAGAATATATATCCGCTGCGCCATCAAGCATCGGAAAATGGCTGCGCGCCTTAAGTACTGCCATCTGATTGACAAAAAGCTCTTGAAACTTTCCGGGTTCGAATATCCGCACCTTGGTTCCATTCCACGCATTCTCATAAGTCGACTTTAAGCGACTCAACATATCTGCAGTACTAGTTCTTAGATGTGATGCGTCGATTAAAATCCACGCTGCAAAAGAACATGCAATTAGTGCTGCCACGCCTCTTGGCTCCAATAAAGTGGCCCCTAGTATGGCAGATAGAATAATCATGCAACCTGCAATTGTTGCGTGCACATCGTGCCGTACGAATCCTGCCTTAAAAGACAAAAACAGAATAAAAGCAAACATTAAAGGCATGACCAGCCTTAGAGGAAAGACCTCGGTATTGTGATCATACAAAAGAAATATTGTGACAAGTCCAGCAACCAAGAAGGCAATAACCTCGTGTAAACTACCATTTACAGCCATTGCCTCCGTGTATCCACTGATAATAGGAATTGACGAGATAACGTATTGAGGCAGCGCGCTCAAAGGCTGGCCAGAAACGGACCAAAAAATCAGCATGGACAATATTGGAGACAGGCAGATGAGCAATGCGTAAAGGTGTTTTTTTCTATAGGTCAGCATGAATGCAGAGATAAAAAAAATCCCCGCGCAACTAATAAAATTTGATGCTTTAATTAGCGGCAAAAGACCAAACGCCGAAAACAGCAAGGCCATGATAACTGATGTGTTTAAAACACCATCAGAATCAAGTTTATTGGAAGTCTCTGATTTATATAGACCGACACCAACCAGCAAGGGGTAAAGAAAATATAGGTGATCTTTTAAATAGACAGTCGCACCAAAAAAAAATAAAAAGGCCAATTGAAGAATAAGATTGCAATTCCTAAAATTAAGCCAAGCCGCCATAAAAAAAACAAATCCAAGATAGGCTCCAGAATAAACCATCAAATAATCCATCGATGGTAAATATCTGTTTGTTAAAATGGATGCGTATGGCCCATAAGTAAATACAATATCCCTCCCAAATACCAGTCCTTGCTCTAATGCTTGGGCCATTCCGAATTGCCATGAAGGATCAAGCCCTTGTTCGGGCATGCCCGGAGCCAATGGAACAAAAATAGCAAACGCCGTAAAAAATAGTGTTGTTGCAAATAAAAAGCCAATGGCCATTTGAAAGCACCGGCTGGCGGGCATGAAAAAACCATTTTGCATCGATGAAGCAGTGTTTTTCATATTGCGAGTTTTTTGAATATAAAATCCGGCAGATGCCGAACTATCATCATTACAATTTGCCAGATCCTCGGTGTATAGATAACTTGTTGCTCAATTGCTATGCCATGAACAATATCCGCAGCCACTTTATCTACTCTTGCCAATTTTGCACCAGCTGCTTTAATGTGCGCCGTCATCGGGGTATCGGTTGGGCCTGGCTTTATCAGCACCACCTTTACACCAGTACCCGCGAAACGATGCTGCAAGCCTTGGGCGTAGCGCGTAACCAGTCCTTTGGCTGCTCCGTACACATAGTTGGACTTGCGTCCCCTGTCACCGGCTACCGAGCCAATCAGGGCTATGGTGCCGTGGTTGACTTTTTCCATTTCTTTGGCAAAGGCCTCGGCGTAGAGAACGGGTGATATCCCGTTGATCTCCAATGCGTCGCGGCAAGACTGAAGGTCGTTCTGGCACTCGGTTTGGTCGGGCAGCGATCCATGCGCAACCAGGACGATATCAACGCGCCCCGATTTGACGATATCTCGAACCGTGGCGTTTATGGCTTCGGGGTCCAGAAACTCAGCCTGGACGACCCGAATCTCGGATCGCGGGCTACGGACCTTCAGGTCTGTTGCAACCCGCTCAATGCGCTGGGTATCGCGGCCCACCAGTGTTAGGTCGGCCGGCTGCTTTGCCAGCCAGAGCCTGGCGCAGTGCTCGGCGATTGCCGAGGTAGCGCCAATGATGGCGATTCTTTTCTTGTTGTTCATTCAACTTCCCATCAAACGGCGTGAGAGACCAGAGCTGATGCCAGGG encodes:
- a CDS encoding NAD(P)-dependent oxidoreductase, with the translated sequence MKNQKIVLPGGAGLVGQNLVARLKENGYTNIIVLDKHRSNLEVLKRLQPDITVKYVDLAEHGDWLQHFVGADVVVMLQAQIGGNEYQEFVRNNIDSTRLILEAIKANDVPYLVHISSSVVESVADDFYTNTKKDQEKMVLESGLACPVLRPTLMFGWFDRKHLGWLSRFMKKVPVFPIPGHGRYMRQPLYVGDFANIIISCIENRVRDGVYNISGHEKVDYIDMIREIKRATRAKTLIMRIPYSLFYALLWVWGLFDKNPPFTTQQLAALSAKDEFEVIDWPGIFGVPYTPFKAALDETFNDPRYSGVVLEF
- a CDS encoding DMT family transporter → MKNTASSMQNGFFMPASRCFQMAIGFLFATTLFFTAFAIFVPLAPGMPEQGLDPSWQFGMAQALEQGLVFGRDIVFTYGPYASILTNRYLPSMDYLMVYSGAYLGFVFFMAAWLNFRNCNLILQLAFLFFFGATVYLKDHLYFLYPLLVGVGLYKSETSNKLDSDGVLNTSVIMALLFSAFGLLPLIKASNFISCAGIFFISAFMLTYRKKHLYALLICLSPILSMLIFWSVSGQPLSALPQYVISSIPIISGYTEAMAVNGSLHEVIAFLVAGLVTIFLLYDHNTEVFPLRLVMPLMFAFILFLSFKAGFVRHDVHATIAGCMIILSAILGATLLEPRGVAALIACSFAAWILIDASHLRTSTADMLSRLKSTYENAWNGTKVRIFEPGKFQELFVNQMAVLKARSHFPMLDGAADIYSYEQTILVASGNKWNPRPVFQSYSAYTPSLSELNKNHLINGPEYLIFKTQPIDGRLPALEDGASWPIILSDYKPNYSIDGYLFLRRGKPAGDVSQKLNGILKGSFRLGETIAVPRGGGVVFAEITLKRNFLGDVSNAFFKPGMLALNLTLKNGSTRKYRIVSGMAKSGFVISPLIEDTKDFSSVFANSSFSSEKEVASFSIEPTDLGALWNDDYQIRLFSLQYDRHHYERPTDIPDQAELVSEKKCDGYIDSVNGASPSGSEVPSDWLMGVNGWLSTSGADIKNSDKTYITLKNDQGRVWLIETQRASRPDVGAYFKQPHLNDSGFEVVADVSSLNGKFLMGLAYSYGNRLFVCQQFKINIQISANIL
- a CDS encoding SDR family NAD(P)-dependent oxidoreductase, which produces MNNKKRIAIIGATSAIAEHCARLWLAKQPADLTLVGRDTQRIERVATDLKVRSPRSEIRVVQAEFLDPEAINATVRDIVKSGRVDIVLVAHGSLPDQTECQNDLQSCRDALEINGISPVLYAEAFAKEMEKVNHGTIALIGSVAGDRGRKSNYVYGAAKGLVTRYAQGLQHRFAGTGVKVVLIKPGPTDTPMTAHIKAAGAKLARVDKVAADIVHGIAIEQQVIYTPRIWQIVMMIVRHLPDFIFKKLAI